From one Flavobacteriales bacterium genomic stretch:
- a CDS encoding type IX secretion system membrane protein PorP/SprF — MLVGLAVQAQDPQFTQFYANPLYLNPAFAGTARCPRVVLNYRNQWPALTGTFVTTSASYDQHIDAMQGGLGFLVTNDQAGQGTLSTTTVSGIYSYQQPISRKFSLKAGFQATYFQKSLDWSKLTFGDQIDPRRGFIYNTNDVPRGGRVGNADFSAGLLGYTDIYFVGFAVHHLTQPNESLIVGTSRLPMKITGHAGAAIPVGMRGKYGDARTKISPNVLYQQQAAFRQLNLGMYVDHGPITAGVWYRTRDSFIMLIGFHTEKFKFGYSYDLTTSKLTTRTAGSHEVSMQLQFKCKPKKRRFRVVACPTF, encoded by the coding sequence ATGCTGGTTGGGCTTGCCGTTCAGGCCCAGGATCCGCAATTCACTCAGTTCTACGCGAATCCACTGTACCTGAATCCGGCGTTCGCCGGCACCGCGCGCTGCCCCCGGGTGGTGCTCAACTACCGGAACCAATGGCCCGCCCTCACGGGCACATTCGTGACCACAAGTGCCAGCTATGATCAGCACATCGATGCGATGCAGGGGGGGCTCGGGTTCCTCGTGACCAATGACCAAGCCGGGCAAGGCACGCTGAGCACCACCACGGTCAGCGGGATCTACTCCTACCAGCAGCCCATCTCGCGGAAGTTCTCCCTAAAGGCCGGTTTCCAGGCCACCTACTTCCAGAAATCGCTCGATTGGAGCAAGCTCACCTTCGGTGATCAGATCGACCCCCGCCGGGGCTTCATCTACAACACCAATGATGTTCCTCGCGGAGGCCGGGTGGGCAATGCGGACTTCAGCGCTGGTCTGTTGGGGTATACGGACATCTATTTCGTGGGCTTCGCGGTTCATCACCTCACCCAGCCGAACGAGTCGCTCATCGTGGGCACCAGCAGGCTCCCCATGAAGATCACCGGGCATGCCGGTGCAGCCATACCCGTGGGCATGCGCGGCAAGTACGGCGATGCGCGCACCAAGATCTCGCCGAACGTACTTTATCAGCAACAAGCCGCGTTCCGTCAATTGAACCTGGGCATGTACGTTGACCACGGCCCCATCACGGCCGGGGTCTGGTACCGCACCCGCGATTCGTTCATCATGCTCATCGGCTTCCATACCGAGAAGTTCAAGTTCGGATACAGCTACGACCTCACCACCAGCAAGCTGACCACGCGCACGGCCGGGTCGCATGAGGTGAGCATGCAGCTGCAATTCAAGTGCAAGCCCAAGAAGCGGCGGTTCCGCGTGGTGGCCTGCCCCACGTTCTGA
- the murF gene encoding UDP-N-acetylmuramoyl-tripeptide--D-alanyl-D-alanine ligase, which translates to MTGIDELHRRFLDSTGPSSDTRAIAAGSMFFALKGPRFNANAFAAEAIAKGARCAVVDDPVHAKDDRYLLVTDTLSALQKLARHHRRQFNIPVLAITGSNGKTTTKELVHAVLSVQGRTLATEGNLNNHIGVPLTLLRLRPDHAFAVIEMGASKPGDISELAAIAEPTHGLITNIGKAHLEGFGGPEGVLRTKTELYRWLAERRGTAFVNADDALLVENLAGVPNRIGYGTGECQVRGGLLDAGARLALWFLGTGGGRKEARTRLVGAYNLPNALAAVAVGRTFGATDQAIVQALERYEPGNNRSQWIETERNQVILDAYNANPTSVEAALRNFAAMQADRPKLAVLGDMLELGPEGPDEHARIIHLCDQLRLPVILVGPIYGRVADGAHSDAGALLNAWSNAGPTGKLILLKGSRGLRLEQLLTAL; encoded by the coding sequence ATGACCGGCATCGACGAGCTCCATCGCCGCTTCTTGGATTCGACCGGGCCAAGCTCGGACACTCGTGCCATTGCAGCCGGATCCATGTTCTTCGCGCTTAAAGGGCCCCGGTTCAACGCCAACGCCTTCGCTGCTGAAGCAATCGCCAAAGGCGCTCGCTGCGCTGTGGTTGATGACCCTGTACATGCCAAGGATGACCGCTACCTGCTGGTCACGGACACGCTCAGCGCCTTGCAGAAGCTTGCTCGGCATCATCGCCGGCAATTCAACATTCCGGTGCTGGCCATCACCGGATCGAACGGCAAGACCACGACCAAGGAGCTCGTGCATGCTGTGTTATCGGTGCAAGGCCGCACGCTTGCCACCGAAGGCAACCTGAATAACCACATCGGTGTGCCGCTCACCCTGTTGCGCCTTAGGCCCGACCATGCTTTCGCGGTGATTGAGATGGGTGCGAGCAAACCTGGCGACATCAGTGAACTGGCCGCGATCGCTGAGCCGACCCACGGTCTTATCACGAACATCGGCAAGGCGCACCTCGAGGGCTTCGGCGGCCCCGAAGGCGTGTTGCGCACCAAGACGGAGCTATACCGATGGCTGGCGGAGCGCCGTGGGACTGCCTTTGTGAATGCGGATGATGCGTTGCTGGTCGAGAATCTGGCCGGGGTGCCGAATCGGATCGGATACGGGACCGGCGAATGCCAGGTGCGCGGCGGGCTGCTTGATGCGGGGGCCCGGCTTGCCCTTTGGTTCCTCGGAACGGGCGGCGGAAGGAAGGAAGCGCGCACACGGCTCGTCGGTGCCTACAACCTGCCGAACGCGCTCGCGGCGGTGGCGGTGGGGCGGACTTTCGGCGCAACGGATCAAGCGATCGTGCAAGCGCTGGAGCGGTATGAGCCCGGCAATAACCGATCGCAATGGATCGAGACCGAACGGAACCAGGTTATCCTCGACGCCTACAATGCAAACCCGACCAGCGTGGAGGCTGCGCTGCGGAACTTCGCTGCAATGCAGGCCGACCGCCCTAAGCTCGCCGTGCTCGGCGACATGCTTGAGCTCGGCCCGGAGGGCCCCGATGAGCACGCGCGAATCATTCATCTCTGCGATCAGCTCAGGTTGCCGGTTATCCTCGTAGGTCCGATCTACGGCCGCGTGGCCGATGGCGCGCATTCCGATGCAGGGGCTTTGCTGAATGCATGGTCGAACGCAGGGCCAACAGGCAAGCTCATCCTGCTGAAGGGTTCGAGGGGCCTGCGGCTGGAGCAGCTGCTCACAGCACTCTGA
- a CDS encoding pyridoxal-phosphate dependent enzyme, giving the protein MKIHENILTTIGNTPMVRLNKITKDVAATVLAKVETFNPGNSIKDRMAIKMIEDAEKAGLLKPGGTIIEGTSGNTGMGLAIAAIIKGYKCIFTTTDKQSREKVDILRAFGAEVIVCPTNVDPEDPRSYYSVSSRLVNETPNSWKANQYDNPSNAQAHYESTGPEIWEQTSGKIDHLVVGVGTGGTICGTARFLKEKNPKLKAWGIDTYGSVFKKLKETGIFDKNEIYPYITEGIGEDFVPANVNMDLIDHFEKVTDRDAAIFTRKIVKDEGIFVGNSAGSAMAGLLQLKDNFKKGEVVVVIFHDHGTRYVGKMFNDDWMRERGFLVEEKPTAGDLLKGKDLQLLSVEADEPVLSAIEKMRKHNIDQLPVFEGGKPVGTITDARLFDAILEDAEVRHQKARVVMGPALPVIGLDATLEDVAKRLGNGSPAVLVKQMNGYGIITKQDIIGKLK; this is encoded by the coding sequence ATGAAGATCCATGAGAACATCCTCACCACCATCGGCAATACGCCCATGGTGCGGCTGAACAAGATCACGAAGGACGTCGCCGCCACCGTGCTAGCCAAGGTTGAGACCTTCAACCCCGGAAATAGCATCAAGGATCGCATGGCGATCAAGATGATCGAGGACGCGGAGAAAGCCGGCCTGCTGAAGCCCGGCGGCACCATCATCGAGGGTACGAGCGGCAACACCGGCATGGGCCTGGCCATCGCAGCCATCATCAAGGGCTACAAGTGCATCTTCACCACCACGGACAAGCAGAGCCGCGAAAAAGTGGACATCCTGCGGGCCTTCGGCGCGGAGGTGATCGTGTGCCCAACGAATGTGGATCCCGAAGACCCCCGGTCCTATTACTCGGTCTCTTCGCGCTTGGTGAATGAAACGCCGAACAGCTGGAAGGCCAACCAGTACGATAATCCGAGCAATGCACAGGCGCATTATGAGAGCACCGGCCCGGAGATCTGGGAGCAGACCAGCGGCAAGATCGATCACCTCGTGGTGGGTGTGGGTACTGGCGGCACCATCTGCGGCACGGCGCGCTTCCTGAAGGAAAAGAACCCCAAGCTGAAAGCGTGGGGGATCGACACTTATGGCTCGGTCTTCAAGAAGCTGAAGGAGACCGGGATCTTCGACAAGAACGAGATCTACCCGTACATCACGGAAGGCATCGGGGAGGACTTCGTTCCGGCGAACGTGAACATGGACCTGATCGACCACTTCGAGAAAGTGACTGACCGGGACGCCGCCATCTTCACTCGGAAGATTGTGAAGGACGAAGGCATTTTCGTGGGGAACAGCGCGGGCAGCGCGATGGCCGGTTTGCTGCAGCTGAAGGACAACTTCAAGAAGGGTGAAGTGGTGGTGGTGATCTTCCACGACCACGGCACGCGCTACGTCGGTAAAATGTTCAACGACGACTGGATGCGCGAGCGCGGCTTCCTCGTGGAGGAGAAGCCCACCGCCGGTGACCTGCTCAAGGGCAAGGACCTCCAGTTGCTCAGCGTCGAAGCCGATGAGCCCGTGCTTAGCGCCATCGAAAAGATGCGCAAGCACAACATCGACCAGCTGCCGGTATTCGAAGGCGGCAAGCCCGTTGGCACCATCACCGATGCGCGACTCTTCGATGCGATCCTGGAGGACGCAGAAGTGCGCCACCAGAAAGCCCGCGTGGTGATGGGCCCTGCTCTGCCCGTGATCGGCCTCGATGCCACGTTGGAGGATGTGGCCAAACGTCTTGGGAATGGAAGCCCGGCGGTGCTGGTGAAACAGATGAACGGCTATGGGATAATCACGAAGCAGGACATCATCGGGAAGCTGAAATAG
- a CDS encoding ABC transporter substrate-binding protein: MTASMRYTADQMHRSVIVPEHPKRIISLVPSQTELLCDLGLGDRVVGITKFCIHPETWFKTKHRVGGTKKVDFDKVRALKPDLIIGNKEENERKDIHVLEQEFPVWMSDVRDLEGALEMVLRVGELTGTTTLADSITDGIRQAFVGLRPLEEPRTVAYFIWRDPFMAVGQGTFVNDILKRCGLINVFDEGDARYPEITAQEVAEADPDVILLSSEPFPFTEKHIAELNMICPGTPVRLVDGEAFSWYGSRLLKAPAYFTGLIASLRIEGSVT, translated from the coding sequence ATGACAGCTTCGATGAGGTACACGGCTGACCAAATGCACCGCTCCGTCATCGTCCCGGAGCATCCCAAGCGCATCATCTCCCTCGTCCCTTCCCAAACCGAGCTCCTTTGTGACCTCGGCCTCGGCGATCGCGTGGTCGGCATCACCAAGTTCTGTATCCATCCGGAAACCTGGTTCAAGACCAAGCATCGCGTAGGCGGAACCAAGAAGGTCGACTTCGATAAGGTACGTGCGCTGAAACCCGACCTGATCATCGGCAACAAGGAAGAGAACGAGCGGAAGGACATCCACGTCCTGGAACAGGAGTTCCCGGTGTGGATGAGCGATGTGCGCGACCTGGAGGGTGCGCTTGAAATGGTCCTTCGAGTGGGCGAACTGACTGGAACAACGACCCTTGCTGACTCCATCACCGATGGAATCAGGCAGGCGTTCGTCGGCTTGCGTCCGTTGGAAGAACCGCGCACGGTGGCCTACTTCATCTGGCGGGATCCGTTCATGGCGGTGGGCCAAGGCACCTTCGTGAACGACATCCTCAAGCGCTGCGGCTTGATCAATGTCTTCGATGAAGGCGATGCCCGCTACCCGGAGATCACGGCGCAGGAAGTGGCGGAGGCCGATCCGGACGTGATCCTGCTCTCATCAGAACCTTTCCCCTTCACTGAGAAGCACATCGCTGAGCTCAACATGATCTGCCCAGGAACGCCCGTGCGCCTGGTCGATGGCGAGGCCTTCAGCTGGTACGGCAGCCGATTACTGAAAGCACCAGCCTACTTCACCGGGCTGATCGCCTCATTGCGGATCGAAGGCAGCGTGACCTGA
- a CDS encoding patatin-like phospholipase family protein, giving the protein MHRLLTAALLLLAVARMQGQRVGVVLSGGGATAMTHIGVLKALEENGIPIDCITGSSMGALVGAMYASGYSPAELDSLFRTDLYRIMAEGGTEARHTYYFKQDRPDASLINLRFDVDTLIQTSLPTNLRSPALLDFEQMRGFAPAAAASGYDLDSLFVPFRCVASDITAQRSVVFRKGDLALAVRASMSYPFYFKPIRVDGHLMMDGGLYNNFPSDVMYADFFPDLIIGSNVSSNSSPPDEDDLVSQLRAMMQEPTNFSVICENGVIIEPRTEVSLFDFSDPGRAIEDGYRAAQERIPEILAQIHTRTDPDRLRARRMAFRARMPALRFDQVSIVGLRRSATRYASRVVDRSGKPLESENLKRAYFRLLADHNIAFLHPRATFNAATSRYDLTLTAKRQKRLEVRFGGMFSSRPINTGMVALRYNLLSRASMYAQTSSYFGKYYQSAHVRVRADLATRVPMYVEPAFAIQRWDYFSSFSTFFDEVQPSFVVMKETWGGLNAGMGIGNKGLLRFDAKVAETRDSYYQADAFTGRDTSDVTYFDYGTSGLILTRNSLNRKQHPNAGEALSLCIRGYSGKERTVAGSTQTEPGQRFLDQHDWFSVKAQWDQYLLPRGKVRFGVLAEGVYSTMPMFQNYTASIIRAPAFEPTPESRTYFMEQFRAPKYIAGGLRSIIAVARERLDLRLEGYVFQPYEPIVRGDNNQGTTAPAFSERYYIGSGSLIYQSPIGPVWFNLSYFDQLREPWAWSLNFGYILFNQQENE; this is encoded by the coding sequence ATGCACCGCCTATTGACCGCCGCCCTGCTCCTGCTCGCCGTAGCGCGCATGCAGGGTCAGCGCGTCGGGGTAGTGCTCAGCGGTGGCGGGGCCACGGCCATGACGCATATCGGCGTGCTGAAAGCGCTGGAAGAGAATGGCATTCCCATCGATTGCATCACCGGCAGCAGCATGGGCGCGTTGGTCGGGGCCATGTATGCATCGGGCTACTCACCGGCTGAGTTGGATTCGCTCTTCCGCACCGATCTGTACCGCATCATGGCCGAAGGCGGCACAGAGGCCAGGCATACGTACTACTTCAAGCAGGACCGGCCTGATGCCTCCCTGATCAACCTGCGGTTCGATGTGGATACGCTGATCCAGACCTCCCTGCCCACCAACCTGCGCAGCCCTGCCCTGCTCGACTTCGAACAGATGCGAGGCTTCGCTCCTGCTGCTGCGGCTTCGGGCTACGACCTCGACAGCCTTTTCGTGCCTTTCCGTTGCGTGGCCAGTGACATCACCGCGCAACGCTCGGTGGTGTTCCGCAAAGGGGACCTGGCATTGGCCGTACGGGCGAGCATGAGCTATCCGTTCTACTTCAAACCCATCCGCGTCGACGGCCACCTGATGATGGACGGTGGGCTGTACAACAACTTCCCGAGCGATGTGATGTACGCCGACTTCTTCCCTGACCTGATCATCGGAAGCAACGTGAGCAGCAATTCATCGCCCCCAGATGAAGACGACCTGGTGAGCCAGTTGCGCGCCATGATGCAGGAGCCCACCAATTTCTCCGTGATCTGCGAGAACGGTGTGATCATCGAGCCCCGCACGGAAGTCTCGCTCTTCGACTTCTCGGACCCCGGGCGAGCCATCGAGGATGGGTACCGCGCAGCTCAGGAGCGCATTCCGGAGATCCTTGCGCAGATCCACACCCGTACCGATCCGGACCGATTGCGTGCACGGCGCATGGCCTTCCGTGCGCGCATGCCCGCGCTGCGCTTCGATCAGGTGAGCATCGTCGGCCTGCGGCGATCCGCCACGCGCTACGCCTCGCGCGTGGTGGATCGCTCCGGAAAGCCCCTCGAATCGGAGAATCTCAAGCGCGCGTACTTCCGACTGCTCGCGGATCACAACATCGCCTTCCTGCATCCTCGGGCCACCTTCAACGCCGCGACCAGCCGTTACGATCTCACGCTCACGGCAAAGCGACAGAAACGCCTGGAGGTGCGCTTCGGCGGCATGTTCTCCTCGCGACCCATCAACACCGGCATGGTCGCCCTGCGCTACAACCTCCTCAGCCGTGCGAGCATGTACGCGCAAACCAGTTCGTACTTCGGCAAGTATTACCAATCGGCCCATGTGCGCGTGCGCGCCGATCTGGCCACGCGCGTTCCCATGTATGTGGAACCGGCATTCGCCATTCAGCGCTGGGACTACTTCAGCAGCTTCAGCACCTTCTTCGATGAAGTGCAGCCCAGCTTCGTGGTGATGAAGGAGACCTGGGGCGGCCTGAACGCAGGCATGGGCATTGGAAACAAAGGCCTGCTCCGCTTCGATGCCAAGGTGGCCGAAACGCGCGACAGCTATTACCAGGCCGACGCCTTCACCGGCCGCGATACGAGCGACGTCACGTACTTCGATTATGGAACGAGCGGCCTGATCCTCACGCGCAACTCGCTCAACCGAAAGCAGCACCCCAATGCGGGCGAGGCCTTGAGCCTCTGCATCCGCGGCTACTCCGGGAAGGAGCGCACGGTTGCCGGGAGCACGCAGACGGAGCCGGGACAGCGATTCCTTGACCAGCATGATTGGTTCTCGGTGAAGGCGCAATGGGACCAGTATCTCCTGCCACGCGGGAAGGTGCGATTCGGCGTGCTTGCCGAGGGCGTTTACAGCACCATGCCGATGTTCCAGAACTACACGGCCAGCATCATCCGGGCGCCTGCTTTCGAGCCAACGCCTGAGAGCCGCACCTACTTCATGGAGCAATTCCGCGCACCCAAGTACATCGCCGGCGGACTGCGGTCGATCATCGCGGTGGCGCGTGAGCGGCTCGATCTGCGTCTGGAGGGGTACGTGTTCCAGCCGTATGAGCCCATCGTGCGCGGGGATAACAACCAGGGCACGACCGCACCGGCATTCAGCGAGCGCTACTACATCGGCTCAGGCTCGTTGATCTACCAGAGCCCGATCGGGCCGGTCTGGTTCAACCTGAGCTACTTCGATCAGCTCCGTGAGCCTTGGGCATGGAGCCTCAACTTCGGCTACATCCTCTTCAATCAGCAGGAGAACGAATGA
- a CDS encoding DUF3467 domain-containing protein: MADQKDPPRPNQLNIEISEEVADGVYSNLAIITHSNSEFVLDFVRVMPGVPKAKVRARILLTPQHAKRLMRALADNIGKFEQVHGPIRDTEMPEIPMNFGGPAAQA, from the coding sequence ATGGCTGACCAGAAAGACCCCCCGCGCCCCAACCAGCTCAACATCGAGATCAGCGAAGAGGTGGCCGATGGCGTGTACAGCAACCTCGCCATCATCACCCACAGCAACTCGGAGTTCGTGCTCGATTTCGTCCGCGTGATGCCCGGTGTGCCCAAGGCGAAGGTGCGCGCGCGCATCCTGCTCACGCCTCAGCACGCCAAGCGCCTTATGCGCGCCCTCGCTGATAACATCGGCAAGTTCGAGCAGGTGCATGGCCCCATCCGGGATACCGAGATGCCCGAGATCCCCATGAATTTCGGCGGGCCTGCAGCACAGGCCTGA